In Chryseobacterium sp. C-71, the genomic window GTCATCAGGCGATGGAGTAGGAACGTCATTGTAATTGGCCAGCCAAAGCGGATAATCGTCAAATTCGCCCTTCAGAAAATCTTTGTAGTAATGGTAGTAAGTGTAAATGATAGGTTTTTCACCATAAGTTTCTTCAATAATTTTGCACCAGATTTTCAAGTCTGCAACCAAATTTTTATTTGATTTCCGTCTTGGGATTTTTTCAATATCTAAAATAGGAGGAAGGTCACCACTTTCCAGTTTCACATTTTCAAGAAAATTATTTGCCTGAATTACCGGATCTTCATCATCTCTGTAAAAATGGTAGGCTCCCCGTACAAGATTGTGCTTTTTTGCCTGCTGCCAAAACTCATCAAAATGTTTATCGGCACTGCGGTTTCCCATAGTTGCACGCATTACCACAAATTCAAGCGGAATGGTCTTGTTTCCGATGCTCAGACTTTCCCATTTGATATCTTCCCGATTTTGATAGTGTGAAATATCAAAACCATATGTTTTATCAAGATTATTGCTGAGAATTTTCTGGATTCTTAAAGTTTCTTTTTCGTTATTGTGAAGCTTTTTATGAGTGAATTTGTTAAAATATAAAGCATAATAGTAACTTATTGACTGCTTGAGATATAATCCCGTTCCGAACAACGCAATAATCAATATTCCCAAAAGAATTTTTCGTCGGAAAAAATAGTTATTCCGACGGGTTTTATGCACTCTTTTGGCAGTTTTTTTGGTGTACTTTTTTGGGCTCATAAAGTTTTGCAAAACTAACTTTTTAAGCCATAAAATACTAAATAAAATAAGTAAATTTGTTACTATGGAAACACGCGAAAAGATCATCATCATCGGAGGAGGTTTTGCGGGGCTGCAGCTTGCGAAAACATTAAACAATAAAAATAAAAAAGTAATCGTTCTCGATAAAGTAAACCATCACATGTTTCAGCCGCTGTTTTATCAGGTTGCATGTGGCAGGATTGAGCCTTCCAATATTTCATTTCCCTTCCGAAAGATCTTTCAGGAATCCAGAAATACACAGTTTCGATTGACAGACGTTAAAGAAATTATTCCTTCTCAAAATAAAGTCATTACTGACGGAGCAGAATTCACTTATGATAAACTGATTATCGCCACAGGCTGCAAAACCAATTTCTTTGGAAATAAAGATTTGGAAAGCAAAGCCTTTGGGATGAAAAATACCCAGGAAGCCATCGGAATCAGAAATCATGTTTTGATGACTTTTGAAAAACTGATTCTTGAAAAAAGCCGCAGTGACGACGGAAACTGGAACATCGTCATCGTAGGAAGCGGACCAACAGGTGTAGAATTAGCGGGAGCTTTTTCTGAAATGAAAAAAGACATTCTTCCCCGCGATTATCCTTACATGAATTTTGATAATCTTAAAATCATTTTGGTAAGTTCTACAGAAAAACCTTTGGCGGTGATGAGCCCCGAGGCACAAGAGAAATCTGAAAAATATCTGAAAGACCTTGGCGTTGAATTTATGAGCGGAGAAATCGTTACAGATTA contains:
- a CDS encoding glycoside hydrolase family 25 protein; protein product: MSPKKYTKKTAKRVHKTRRNNYFFRRKILLGILIIALFGTGLYLKQSISYYYALYFNKFTHKKLHNNEKETLRIQKILSNNLDKTYGFDISHYQNREDIKWESLSIGNKTIPLEFVVMRATMGNRSADKHFDEFWQQAKKHNLVRGAYHFYRDDEDPVIQANNFLENVKLESGDLPPILDIEKIPRRKSNKNLVADLKIWCKIIEETYGEKPIIYTYYHYYKDFLKGEFDDYPLWLANYNDVPTPSPDDQWDFWQFTENGIVHGINTKVDLDVYNGGVWSLKSLTLD
- a CDS encoding NAD(P)/FAD-dependent oxidoreductase, which gives rise to METREKIIIIGGGFAGLQLAKTLNNKNKKVIVLDKVNHHMFQPLFYQVACGRIEPSNISFPFRKIFQESRNTQFRLTDVKEIIPSQNKVITDGAEFTYDKLIIATGCKTNFFGNKDLESKAFGMKNTQEAIGIRNHVLMTFEKLILEKSRSDDGNWNIVIVGSGPTGVELAGAFSEMKKDILPRDYPYMNFDNLKIILVSSTEKPLAVMSPEAQEKSEKYLKDLGVEFMSGEIVTDYDGDKVYLKSGKEIPSNNVIWAAGVVGNVIDGFPTEKLIRNRYIVDRFNKIKGYENIYAVGDIAYMETPKYPQGHPQVANVAINQAKNLGKNFLKKNAGEWTEYEYKDQGSLATIGKHRAVVDLPFIKFQGFLAWYFWMFLHLMLILSVRNKLAIFFNWMWSYFNKDSSLRLIISPSKKNNTQQ